Proteins encoded within one genomic window of Elusimicrobiota bacterium:
- a CDS encoding phospho-N-acetylmuramoyl-pentapeptide-transferase — protein MLYYLSVVRDLYSPLNVFQYITFRAGGAFLTALVLCLVFGDPFIRFIRRLKMEQFIREYGPQTHLKKAGTPTMGGLLIVGALLVSTLLWAPWDNRFIWMAVGSSLYLGAIGFIDDYRKWLKKHPAGGLSARVKMGGQILLGLGVGTYFFFDPPNLAFATRVFVPYVKDVHLYLGGLSVALALLVIVGASNAVNLTDGLDGLAPGTLVVSALTFGVFAYLAGNAKLADYLRLVYVPGAGELTVFLAAMGGACLGFLWFNAHPAEIFMGDTGSLPLGGVLGVVALCVKQELILVVVGGIFVVEALSVMLQVGSVRLRQGRRIFRMAPLHHHFEVGGLAETKVTIRFWIVAIVLALVALTSLKIR, from the coding sequence CTACTATTTGTCGGTGGTGCGGGACCTGTATTCCCCGCTCAACGTGTTTCAATACATTACCTTCCGTGCGGGGGGCGCTTTTTTGACCGCGCTGGTTCTCTGTCTGGTGTTTGGCGATCCGTTCATTCGGTTTATTCGGCGTTTGAAAATGGAACAGTTCATTCGAGAATATGGGCCCCAGACCCACTTAAAAAAAGCCGGAACCCCCACCATGGGGGGGCTCCTCATTGTGGGCGCCCTCTTGGTTTCGACGCTCCTTTGGGCTCCGTGGGACAACCGTTTTATTTGGATGGCTGTGGGAAGTTCCCTCTATTTGGGGGCCATCGGATTTATTGATGATTACCGAAAGTGGTTGAAGAAACACCCCGCGGGAGGACTATCGGCTCGTGTGAAAATGGGCGGGCAAATCCTTTTGGGCTTGGGGGTGGGAACCTATTTCTTCTTCGACCCTCCCAACCTGGCGTTCGCCACGCGTGTGTTTGTCCCGTATGTCAAGGACGTTCACCTTTACCTGGGGGGACTGTCCGTGGCGTTGGCGCTCCTGGTCATCGTTGGCGCGTCGAATGCGGTCAATCTCACGGATGGGTTGGATGGTCTTGCGCCGGGGACCTTGGTGGTCAGCGCCTTGACTTTTGGCGTCTTTGCTTATTTAGCGGGAAACGCGAAACTGGCCGATTACCTTCGTTTGGTTTACGTGCCGGGTGCGGGGGAATTGACGGTTTTCTTGGCCGCCATGGGCGGCGCCTGTTTGGGGTTTTTGTGGTTTAACGCCCATCCCGCTGAAATATTCATGGGGGACACGGGGTCCCTTCCTTTGGGGGGGGTGTTGGGGGTCGTGGCCCTTTGTGTGAAACAAGAACTGATCCTTGTTGTGGTGGGGGGAATTTTCGTGGTCGAGGCCCTCTCGGTCATGCTCCAAGTGGGTTCCGTTCGGTTGCGTCAGGGGCGGCGCATCTTTCGGATGGCGCCGCTGCACCACCATTTCGAGGTGGGCGGTTTGGCCGAAACCAAAGTGACCATTCGTTTCTGGATTGTGGCTATCGTCTTGGCGTTGGTCGCTCTGACGTCCCTTAAAATTCGGTGA
- the murD gene encoding UDP-N-acetylmuramoyl-L-alanine--D-glutamate ligase, protein MTVSIENNLRVREWFRDRRILILGLGKSGVAAAGLLKRLGARVAVSEKRTLKDVRPWIRSLPSGVSVETGSHGFLSRAWDRVVVSPGVPNSLWRPLQARGVPVWGELELGYRVLSLAGRWPRCSAAITGTNGKTTTTALLGAIFRASGRLTVEAGNIGVPLCSILNKLTSESALVLEVSSYQLETTEAFRPSVGAVLNVTPDHLARHGTLEVYAETKFRLFQAQGIQDVAVLNKRDPSCRRLASRVPGTVCWFGESGRSDFYWDGKYLRGKNPSERWKAPAFLPGRHNIENALAAVACAKALGVSARSIARGLAEFPGVEHRLEWVRTWRGIRFVNDSKATNVDSTRVALEALPGPLTVILGGQDKGSPYTPLRPLLRKKAKEILLIGEATPPLQRDLGGLALFPCGTLERAVERAAQTARPGDTVLLSPACASFDQFENFEHRGRCFKERVAALP, encoded by the coding sequence GTGACCGTTTCCATCGAAAATAATCTCCGGGTGCGGGAATGGTTTCGGGACCGCCGGATCTTAATCTTGGGCCTCGGGAAATCCGGTGTGGCCGCTGCGGGCCTCTTGAAGCGATTGGGAGCGCGGGTGGCTGTGTCGGAGAAAAGAACGCTGAAGGACGTCCGTCCCTGGATTCGATCTCTTCCCTCAGGGGTTTCGGTGGAGACCGGATCCCATGGATTTTTGTCCCGGGCGTGGGATCGGGTGGTGGTGAGTCCCGGTGTTCCGAATTCGCTTTGGCGGCCTCTCCAGGCCCGGGGCGTTCCGGTGTGGGGCGAATTGGAGTTGGGTTACCGGGTCCTTTCTTTGGCGGGGCGCTGGCCCCGTTGTTCCGCGGCGATTACCGGCACGAACGGGAAGACCACCACGACGGCGCTCTTGGGGGCCATTTTTCGGGCGTCCGGACGCTTAACGGTGGAGGCGGGAAATATCGGCGTGCCCCTCTGTTCCATTCTCAATAAATTAACATCTGAAAGCGCGTTGGTTCTTGAAGTTTCCAGCTATCAGCTGGAAACCACGGAGGCTTTTCGCCCTTCCGTGGGCGCGGTGTTGAATGTGACACCGGACCACCTGGCGCGCCACGGAACTTTAGAGGTTTACGCCGAAACAAAATTTCGCCTGTTTCAGGCGCAAGGGATCCAGGACGTGGCGGTGCTGAATAAACGAGACCCCTCCTGCCGAAGGCTCGCGTCCCGGGTCCCGGGAACGGTCTGTTGGTTCGGGGAATCCGGGCGGAGCGATTTTTATTGGGACGGAAAATATTTGCGGGGGAAAAATCCCTCCGAACGATGGAAGGCCCCGGCGTTTTTGCCTGGCCGTCACAACATCGAAAATGCCCTTGCGGCGGTGGCCTGCGCCAAAGCGTTGGGCGTTTCAGCCCGATCTATCGCGCGCGGGTTGGCCGAATTCCCAGGGGTGGAACATCGCTTGGAGTGGGTCCGGACCTGGCGAGGGATTCGATTTGTCAATGATTCCAAGGCCACCAACGTGGACTCCACCCGGGTGGCTCTGGAGGCCCTCCCGGGGCCGCTCACAGTAATTTTAGGAGGCCAGGATAAGGGGTCGCCTTACACCCCCCTTCGTCCCTTGCTCCGAAAAAAAGCGAAAGAAATCCTTTTGATTGGGGAAGCCACGCCCCCTCTCCAGCGCGATTTAGGGGGATTGGCTCTTTTCCCCTGCGGGACGTTAGAGCGGGCGGTGGAGCGTGCGGCCCAAACCGCGCGACCGGGCGATACGGTTCTTTTGTCTCCCGCCTGCGCCTCCTTCGATCAATTTGAAAATTTTGAGCACCGCGGTCGGTGTTTCAAAGAAAGGGTGGCGGCGCTCCCGTGA
- the ftsW gene encoding putative lipid II flippase FtsW — protein MKAVARRLHSPDLGLLLITAVLVVFGWLVLYSASALVADSRFGDQYFFLKRQILWSVLGGGALLVALRIPLGWVQGGARPFLVVTVILLVAVLVAGHEVGGAKRWLRVGGLGLQPSELAKLAVLLALADYLDRKQSRLGRFVSGYLPPLLVTGVVLVLILLERDLGTPLLIGAVALGMIFLAGARPAHLLATVLGVLPVLYLAVFHVPYRRQRFLAFLDPWKDAQGTGYQLVQSLLALGSGGFWGKGSGESTIKMHYMPESQTDFIFPIYGEEFGFVGTSLLTAAYFYLSFSCLRVAFRAVHWFHALLAAGVGMLLGGQVLINLGVVTGLLPTKGIPLPFLSFGGSSALVLLTAIGLVLNVSRQPGTPVLLAGPSRRKFQ, from the coding sequence GTGAAGGCGGTGGCGCGGCGATTGCATTCCCCGGACCTGGGACTTCTGTTGATCACGGCTGTTTTGGTGGTGTTCGGCTGGCTTGTGCTCTATTCGGCCAGCGCGTTGGTGGCCGACAGTCGGTTCGGTGACCAATATTTTTTTCTTAAACGGCAAATTCTGTGGAGCGTTTTGGGCGGAGGAGCGCTCCTGGTGGCCCTGCGGATTCCCCTGGGATGGGTTCAGGGGGGCGCTCGGCCTTTTCTCGTTGTCACGGTGATCCTGTTGGTGGCGGTCTTGGTGGCCGGCCATGAGGTGGGGGGCGCAAAACGGTGGCTTCGGGTGGGTGGATTGGGTCTTCAACCGTCGGAATTAGCGAAATTGGCGGTCCTCTTGGCCCTGGCCGATTACCTCGATCGCAAACAAAGTCGGTTGGGACGGTTTGTAAGCGGGTATTTACCCCCGCTGTTGGTGACAGGGGTGGTGTTGGTTCTTATTTTGTTGGAAAGGGATTTGGGAACGCCTTTACTCATTGGGGCGGTGGCCCTGGGTATGATTTTCCTTGCGGGGGCCCGGCCCGCCCATCTTCTGGCGACGGTTTTGGGGGTTCTCCCGGTGCTATACCTGGCGGTGTTTCATGTTCCCTATCGACGTCAACGGTTCTTGGCGTTCCTGGATCCGTGGAAGGACGCCCAGGGAACCGGGTATCAATTGGTTCAATCCTTGTTGGCGTTGGGGTCGGGAGGGTTTTGGGGAAAGGGTTCGGGAGAGTCCACCATCAAAATGCACTACATGCCCGAATCTCAAACGGATTTTATTTTCCCTATTTATGGGGAAGAATTCGGGTTTGTAGGAACGTCTTTGCTAACGGCGGCCTACTTCTATCTCAGCTTTTCATGTCTTCGCGTGGCCTTTCGGGCGGTGCATTGGTTTCACGCGCTCTTGGCCGCGGGTGTCGGCATGCTTTTGGGCGGTCAAGTGTTAATCAATTTAGGGGTGGTGACGGGACTTCTCCCCACGAAGGGAATTCCCTTGCCCTTTCTGTCCTTCGGGGGATCCTCGGCTTTGGTCCTTTTAACGGCCATCGGGTTGGTGTTGAACGTGTCCCGTCAGCCCGGTACACCGGTCCTTTTGGCGGGGCCGTCCCGGCGGAAATTTCAGTGA
- the murG gene encoding undecaprenyldiphospho-muramoylpentapeptide beta-N-acetylglucosaminyltransferase has protein sequence MKRVVIAAGGTGGHLFPGVAVAKVLRDQGHRVHFVVKKDRDSQSFLAREGFPSSAFYFEGIPRKLSGRILSFPFTAAAAYFSARRILHRENPDVVLGMGGYISVPVGLAAVGRGVRLVVHEQNVRAGLANRFLSRWAGAVATSFQSTERLSPRAGKILWTGLPLRDTLGSCDPEESRRSLGLDPDAFTLLLFGGSQGARRLNERFLEVVKILSREKPGWQYIHLTGQADEDVARRVYADLACKAHVQAFSSEMPTVYSAADFIVARSGANTVMEIQRMGREALLVPFPHATDDHQTANARILEQTGQARVLKEQELSVENFLDVLRNLPERDVLRETNQKRLTLGMTDSGAAARRVAELVLEVK, from the coding sequence ATGAAACGCGTCGTGATTGCGGCAGGAGGCACGGGGGGGCACCTTTTCCCCGGGGTGGCCGTGGCGAAGGTTCTTCGGGACCAGGGGCACCGGGTCCATTTTGTGGTGAAAAAAGATCGGGATTCCCAATCGTTTCTGGCGCGGGAAGGGTTTCCCTCCTCGGCCTTTTATTTCGAAGGGATCCCAAGAAAACTCTCCGGACGGATTTTGTCGTTCCCCTTTACGGCAGCGGCGGCCTATTTCTCGGCCCGGCGGATTCTTCACCGTGAAAACCCGGATGTGGTCTTGGGAATGGGCGGATACATCTCTGTCCCGGTAGGCTTGGCGGCCGTGGGCCGGGGCGTTCGGCTGGTGGTGCATGAACAGAATGTTCGGGCGGGTCTGGCCAACCGTTTTTTGTCCCGGTGGGCCGGAGCGGTGGCCACCAGTTTTCAATCCACCGAACGACTTTCCCCTCGTGCGGGAAAAATTCTGTGGACGGGACTTCCCTTGCGTGACACGCTTGGGTCCTGTGATCCTGAGGAATCCCGGCGGTCCTTGGGGTTGGATCCCGACGCTTTTACTTTGCTCCTCTTCGGGGGGAGCCAGGGCGCTCGACGTTTGAACGAACGATTTCTGGAGGTAGTGAAAATTCTTTCCCGGGAAAAACCAGGATGGCAATACATTCATTTGACGGGACAAGCCGACGAAGACGTTGCCCGCCGCGTGTATGCGGACCTTGCGTGTAAAGCCCATGTCCAAGCTTTTTCTTCCGAGATGCCCACCGTCTATTCCGCCGCCGATTTTATTGTGGCCCGCTCCGGGGCCAACACGGTCATGGAAATTCAACGTATGGGCCGGGAAGCCCTCTTGGTGCCCTTTCCCCACGCCACGGATGATCATCAAACGGCGAACGCCCGAATTTTGGAACAAACAGGGCAGGCACGCGTTCTTAAAGAACAGGAATTGAGCGTTGAAAATTTTCTGGATGTGTTGCGAAATCTCCCCGAGCGAGACGTCCTTCGTGAAACGAACCAGAAACGATTAACTTTGGGGATGACCGATAGCGGAGCGGCGGCGCGCCGCGTGGCGGAACTGGTTTTGGAGGTCAAGTGA
- the surE gene encoding 5'/3'-nucleotidase SurE: MNKVQKNILVVNDDGVYGEGLKPLAKALARLGRVTVVVPERERSAASHAITLHKPIRVRKLEPNLYIMNGTPADCTRFGVIAMLKERADVVVSGINHGANLGADTMYSGTVGAAKEACMLGVPALAVSITTKEPKPHFATAARFAVEVARQLLTRGVPKHTCLNVNVPNRAWGSLKGVAVTTLGKRIYGRALSPRVDPRGLTYYWMAGAVPRGVAEPGSDISAIEEGKISVTPLKLYLTDDPFLPDLRRWRWARHS; encoded by the coding sequence GTGAATAAAGTTCAAAAGAATATTTTGGTGGTGAACGATGACGGGGTGTATGGGGAAGGACTCAAACCTTTGGCGAAGGCCTTGGCCCGGTTGGGACGCGTGACCGTGGTTGTTCCAGAACGGGAACGGTCCGCGGCCAGCCACGCCATCACGTTGCATAAACCCATTCGCGTGCGGAAACTGGAACCCAACCTCTATATCATGAACGGCACTCCCGCGGATTGCACGCGGTTCGGGGTGATCGCCATGTTAAAAGAGCGTGCCGACGTGGTGGTGTCCGGCATCAACCATGGGGCAAATCTGGGGGCCGACACCATGTATTCGGGTACCGTGGGCGCGGCCAAGGAAGCGTGCATGTTGGGGGTCCCCGCTCTCGCGGTGTCGATCACGACGAAAGAGCCCAAGCCCCATTTCGCCACCGCCGCGCGATTTGCTGTCGAAGTGGCACGCCAACTCTTGACCCGAGGAGTTCCCAAACACACCTGTCTCAATGTCAATGTCCCGAATCGAGCCTGGGGATCTTTGAAAGGCGTTGCTGTGACGACCTTGGGAAAACGTATTTACGGACGGGCCCTCTCTCCCCGGGTGGATCCTCGGGGACTCACCTATTACTGGATGGCTGGTGCTGTCCCCCGGGGCGTGGCGGAACCGGGTTCCGATATTTCCGCCATCGAGGAAGGGAAAATTTCTGTGACACCCCTCAAACTTTACTTAACCGATGATCCTTTCCTTCCGGACTTACGTCGCTGGCGTTGGGCCCGGCACAGCTAG
- the uvrB gene encoding excinuclease ABC subunit UvrB, with product MDRFQVVSSFQPAGDQPEAIRQLTEGLRTGLPHQVLLGVTGSGKTFTVANVIAEVNRPTLVISPNKILAAQLYAELKAFFPKNAVEYFISYYDYYQPEAYVPQSDTYIEKDASINDHIDRLRLKATSSLLERRDVVVVASVSCIYGLGSPREYKEMCVSLERGVSKNREDLLRELVDIQYERNEIAFARGKFRVKGDVIEIFPAYLETALRVELEGDRVARLREINPLTGETLQEKERTFIYPAKHFVTTQETIERALVGIDAELQERLVVLRGQNKLLEAQRLDQRTRFDMEMMKELGFCHGIENYSRPLSGRPPGERPACLFDYFPKDFLVVIDESHVTVPQIGGMYEGDRSRKQTLVDYGFRLPSALDNRPLRFPEFEALVPQVLFVSATPGPFELKKTGGAVVEQVIRPTGLVDPEILLLPSAGQVDDLIERIRERVKVQERVLVTTLTKKTAEDLSKYLSGRGLRVRYLHSDIETLQRVEILRDLRKGAFDVLVGINLLREGLDLPEVSLVAVLDADKEGFLRSETTLIQVCGRAARNVNGQVVFYADKVTGSMGRAMDEMDRRRKKQVEDNQRTGVTPKTIVSAVHDLEEFQVKAKEEALPLLFRETAGKYLTKKELPGLVKNLESQMKEAADALDFELAALFRDKLIEIKDMSSRSHRSVPPEKKHNKKAKRMV from the coding sequence ATGGACCGCTTCCAGGTTGTTTCCAGTTTTCAGCCGGCGGGGGATCAGCCGGAGGCCATCCGCCAACTGACGGAAGGGTTGCGGACGGGTCTACCCCACCAGGTCCTCTTGGGGGTGACCGGGAGCGGAAAAACCTTTACGGTGGCCAACGTCATTGCGGAAGTCAACCGGCCTACCCTCGTTATTTCTCCCAACAAAATATTGGCCGCCCAGCTCTACGCGGAACTCAAAGCTTTTTTCCCCAAGAACGCGGTTGAATACTTTATCTCCTACTACGATTATTATCAGCCGGAAGCCTATGTGCCTCAGAGCGATACGTACATCGAAAAAGACGCCTCGATCAACGACCATATTGACCGACTGCGTTTGAAAGCGACCTCCTCCCTTCTGGAGCGCCGTGACGTGGTGGTGGTGGCCTCCGTTTCCTGTATCTATGGGTTGGGAAGTCCCCGGGAGTACAAAGAGATGTGCGTCTCTTTGGAGCGCGGGGTATCAAAAAATCGGGAAGACTTGCTCCGGGAATTGGTGGACATTCAATACGAGCGGAACGAAATCGCTTTCGCTCGGGGTAAATTTCGCGTGAAGGGCGATGTGATTGAGATCTTTCCGGCTTACCTGGAGACGGCCTTGCGGGTTGAACTGGAGGGGGATCGGGTCGCGCGTTTGAGGGAAATCAATCCCCTCACGGGAGAAACCCTCCAAGAGAAAGAACGGACCTTTATTTATCCGGCCAAACATTTTGTGACGACCCAAGAAACCATTGAACGGGCGTTGGTGGGGATTGATGCGGAATTGCAAGAGCGGTTGGTGGTATTGCGGGGCCAAAACAAGCTGTTGGAGGCCCAACGGTTGGACCAGCGAACTCGATTCGACATGGAAATGATGAAAGAGTTGGGGTTCTGTCACGGGATTGAAAATTATTCACGACCCCTCTCGGGCCGGCCTCCTGGGGAACGGCCCGCCTGCCTTTTCGACTATTTTCCGAAAGATTTTTTGGTGGTGATTGATGAGTCCCACGTTACGGTTCCTCAGATCGGCGGGATGTACGAGGGGGACCGTTCGCGCAAACAGACTTTGGTGGATTACGGGTTTCGCCTTCCTTCCGCCTTGGACAACCGTCCTCTTCGGTTTCCCGAATTTGAAGCGTTGGTCCCCCAAGTCCTGTTCGTCTCGGCCACCCCCGGCCCCTTTGAATTGAAGAAGACGGGTGGGGCTGTGGTGGAGCAGGTGATCCGCCCCACGGGTTTGGTGGACCCGGAAATCCTTCTTCTCCCCTCGGCGGGCCAGGTGGATGATTTGATCGAACGAATCCGGGAGCGGGTGAAAGTTCAGGAACGGGTTTTGGTGACGACCCTCACAAAAAAAACCGCGGAGGATCTTTCCAAATATCTGAGCGGCCGTGGGCTTCGGGTTCGCTACCTCCATTCCGATATAGAAACCCTTCAACGGGTCGAAATCTTGAGGGATCTGCGGAAGGGGGCTTTCGATGTTTTGGTGGGGATCAACCTTTTACGGGAAGGGTTGGATTTACCGGAAGTTTCACTGGTGGCCGTGTTGGACGCGGATAAAGAAGGTTTCCTTCGATCGGAAACAACCCTCATCCAGGTGTGCGGCCGGGCCGCCCGGAACGTGAACGGCCAAGTGGTTTTCTACGCCGACAAAGTGACCGGTTCCATGGGCCGCGCCATGGACGAGATGGATCGACGCCGCAAAAAACAAGTGGAGGACAATCAACGCACTGGCGTCACACCGAAAACAATCGTATCGGCGGTTCACGATTTGGAAGAATTTCAAGTGAAGGCCAAGGAAGAGGCCCTCCCCCTCTTGTTCCGGGAAACCGCCGGGAAATATCTCACGAAAAAAGAACTGCCCGGCCTCGTGAAGAATCTGGAATCCCAAATGAAAGAAGCCGCCGACGCCCTAGATTTCGAGCTCGCCGCCTTGTTCCGGGACAAACTCATCGAAATCAAAGACATGAGCTCGCGGAGCCACCGTTCTGTTCCTCCTGAAAAAAAACATAATAAGAAGGCTAAAAGAATGGTTTAA
- a CDS encoding winged helix-turn-helix domain-containing protein, with product MTQDRVSQSLGDDDVIVTDNAISVHIRQLRARLGKFGDRIETLVGEGYRLDDAD from the coding sequence CTGACCCAGGACCGAGTTTCTCAATCGTTAGGGGACGACGATGTCATTGTCACGGACAACGCCATCTCCGTGCATATCCGCCAATTGCGTGCCCGGTTGGGGAAATTCGGCGATCGAATCGAAACCCTGGTGGGCGAAGGCTATCGCCTGGATGATGCGGATTAG
- a CDS encoding HD domain-containing protein: MTPDARPTPSLRGTPKEQDPPRTEVDDLREWKRRLSLLLDYARQMSIRKELDPLLGTVVNAAREILQAERCTVFLLDKKKNELWARVATGDHDIRVPADKGIVGQTIMERRVINIADAYADDRFNPEVDRASGFRTRSILTAPLAKMRGEVLGALQVLNKKGGPFQENDEKMFILFAEQAASALANAQLYEELQAAYKDTIFRLAAAAEFKDHDTRNHLERVSRYSRLIAAAVGMEKEWCDRLALASPMHDIGKLGVPDAVLKKPGKLDEEEWKEMHRHPNHGAEILANSDNELLQMSERIARSHHEKWDGTGYPTGLKGDAIPLEARIVAVADVFDALTSRRCYKPAFSLDNALKIIYEGSGKHFDPALVYAFKQVLDSIVQVMEKFTDRPEIPPLT, from the coding sequence ATGACACCCGACGCTCGTCCAACGCCTTCCCTTCGAGGCACCCCAAAAGAACAAGACCCTCCGCGCACCGAGGTAGACGACTTGCGCGAATGGAAACGGCGCCTCAGCCTCCTGCTGGATTACGCTCGACAAATGTCCATTCGAAAAGAATTGGATCCCCTCTTGGGCACGGTGGTCAATGCCGCCCGGGAAATCCTTCAGGCCGAACGGTGCACTGTTTTTCTGTTGGATAAAAAGAAAAACGAACTTTGGGCTCGGGTCGCCACAGGGGACCACGATATCCGTGTCCCCGCAGACAAGGGAATTGTCGGCCAGACCATTATGGAACGACGCGTCATCAACATTGCCGACGCCTACGCGGACGATCGATTCAACCCGGAAGTGGATCGCGCCAGCGGATTTCGCACCCGGTCCATTCTCACGGCCCCACTCGCCAAAATGCGGGGAGAAGTGCTGGGAGCCCTGCAAGTTCTTAACAAGAAAGGGGGTCCCTTCCAGGAAAACGACGAAAAAATGTTCATCCTTTTTGCAGAACAAGCCGCCTCGGCCCTAGCCAACGCGCAACTCTACGAAGAACTCCAGGCGGCCTACAAAGACACCATCTTTCGGCTGGCGGCCGCCGCTGAATTCAAAGACCACGATACCCGGAACCATTTGGAACGGGTCAGCCGCTACAGCCGATTGATTGCCGCCGCGGTCGGGATGGAAAAGGAGTGGTGTGATCGGTTGGCCCTGGCCAGCCCCATGCACGACATTGGGAAACTGGGCGTGCCTGACGCCGTGCTCAAAAAACCAGGAAAACTGGATGAGGAGGAGTGGAAAGAAATGCACCGCCACCCAAACCACGGGGCAGAAATTTTGGCGAATTCCGACAACGAACTCCTTCAGATGTCGGAACGCATCGCTCGGAGCCACCACGAAAAATGGGACGGCACCGGGTACCCCACCGGACTAAAGGGAGACGCCATCCCCCTGGAAGCCCGCATCGTGGCCGTGGCCGACGTCTTCGACGCCCTCACCTCACGCCGATGCTACAAACCTGCTTTCTCTCTGGATAACGCCCTAAAAATCATTTACGAAGGTTCCGGTAAACATTTCGACCCCGCCCTCGTCTACGCCTTCAAACAAGTCCTCGACTCCATTGTCCAAGTCATGGAAAAATTCACCGACCGTCCCGAAATCCCCCCTCTCACCTAA
- the nadC gene encoding carboxylating nicotinate-nucleotide diphosphorylase, whose amino-acid sequence MDYRRAARMALREDRATRDITGRALVPADARGRARVIVNENGILAGGPWAVAVFHEMHPKVRARVLVREGGAVRPGQVVLEAQGPFRALLSAERSALNFLTHLSGVATLTNLFVWAAGKNGPVVLETRKTLPGLRDLQKYAVRMGGGKNHRRDLEEAVLIKENHLAFFKGASGRADLIRRAQKLRRKGKPVEMECRDRNEILWGLDAGADILLLDNVPLKDLSLLVRWIRSECGRRGCRPPLLEVSGGVTLAVMSRLARSGVDRVSVGRLTHSAPALDMSLDADLL is encoded by the coding sequence ATGGATTACCGACGAGCGGCTCGAATGGCTTTACGGGAAGATCGGGCCACCCGGGATATAACGGGGCGAGCCTTGGTTCCGGCGGACGCCCGTGGGCGGGCCCGGGTGATCGTAAACGAAAATGGGATTTTGGCGGGGGGGCCCTGGGCGGTGGCCGTTTTTCATGAAATGCACCCGAAGGTCCGCGCCCGGGTTTTGGTACGAGAGGGGGGGGCGGTTCGGCCAGGGCAGGTGGTGCTGGAAGCCCAGGGTCCGTTTCGGGCGCTGTTGTCAGCCGAACGATCGGCGCTTAATTTCTTGACGCACCTTTCGGGGGTCGCGACGTTGACGAACCTTTTTGTGTGGGCGGCTGGGAAGAACGGACCGGTGGTATTGGAGACGCGGAAAACGTTGCCGGGGTTACGGGATTTGCAGAAATACGCTGTTCGTATGGGGGGAGGAAAAAACCACCGGCGTGATCTGGAAGAAGCAGTCTTGATCAAAGAAAATCACTTGGCTTTCTTTAAAGGAGCCTCCGGGCGAGCCGATCTGATTCGGCGGGCTCAAAAGCTCCGGCGGAAGGGGAAACCGGTGGAAATGGAGTGCCGGGATCGAAATGAAATTTTGTGGGGGTTGGACGCGGGGGCCGACATTCTGTTATTAGATAATGTCCCGCTCAAAGACCTCTCCCTTTTGGTTCGATGGATCCGATCCGAGTGTGGGCGTCGGGGGTGCCGACCTCCCTTGCTTGAAGTTTCGGGTGGAGTGACCTTGGCGGTGATGTCTCGGTTGGCTCGAAGTGGTGTGGACCGTGTGTCCGTTGGTCGTCTCACCCATTCGGCTCCCGCTTTGGACATGAGCTTAGATGCGGATCTCCTTTGA
- a CDS encoding biotin--[acetyl-CoA-carboxylase] ligase has protein sequence MTIALLAYLQEAKTPLSGTALAERMGVSRAAVHKRIEKLRGEGHRITGTNRVGYRWSGAPTRLNPSLLKRGWVKQIFHAVVLGSTQDEAKGRAVAGAPEGTLVLADRQTQGRGRMGRRWVSPNGGLWFSLILRPEVQPDRAPALTLVAALDWVEVLRARGVPAGVKWPNDVWVDGKKIGGILTEMSSEMDRVHWICLGVGMNVNNRLPVGTAVPATSVSAWTGVLSRETLLNEWLARFSRSYARFVRSGFSPFRLAYERRSVLAGARVSFDDISGRREGRVRGMNAEGKLRMAVARGEVLCASGEVNLLRPVKEKKRS, from the coding sequence TTGACCATCGCGCTCCTCGCGTATCTTCAGGAAGCGAAAACCCCCTTGTCGGGGACGGCCCTGGCGGAAAGAATGGGGGTTTCGCGGGCGGCGGTTCACAAGCGAATTGAAAAACTGCGGGGGGAGGGGCACCGGATCACAGGGACCAACCGAGTGGGGTATCGCTGGTCGGGGGCACCCACTCGTTTGAACCCGAGCCTTTTGAAACGAGGTTGGGTGAAGCAGATTTTTCACGCGGTTGTCCTTGGGTCCACCCAGGATGAGGCAAAGGGTCGCGCGGTGGCGGGGGCCCCGGAGGGGACGCTTGTTCTTGCGGATCGTCAGACCCAGGGGCGCGGTCGGATGGGGCGCCGGTGGGTTTCTCCGAACGGAGGTCTTTGGTTTTCGCTGATTCTCCGTCCTGAGGTTCAGCCGGACCGGGCGCCCGCTCTGACTCTTGTAGCGGCTTTAGACTGGGTTGAAGTCTTGCGGGCCCGGGGTGTGCCGGCGGGGGTGAAGTGGCCGAACGATGTGTGGGTGGACGGAAAAAAAATAGGAGGGATTTTGACCGAAATGTCTTCTGAGATGGATCGAGTCCATTGGATTTGTTTGGGGGTCGGGATGAATGTCAACAACCGGCTTCCGGTGGGGACGGCTGTGCCCGCCACATCGGTATCGGCTTGGACGGGTGTTCTTTCCCGTGAAACCCTTTTAAATGAGTGGTTGGCCCGTTTTTCCCGGTCGTATGCCCGGTTTGTTCGTTCGGGTTTTTCTCCGTTCCGTTTGGCGTACGAACGACGATCGGTTTTGGCGGGGGCCCGGGTGTCTTTTGACGATATTTCTGGACGGCGGGAAGGTCGCGTGCGGGGGATGAATGCGGAAGGGAAATTGCGAATGGCCGTGGCACGAGGTGAAGTATTGTGTGCCAGTGGAGAAGTGAACCTCCTTCGTCCTGTAAAGGAGAAAAAACGTTCATGA